From Arachis stenosperma cultivar V10309 chromosome 2, arast.V10309.gnm1.PFL2, whole genome shotgun sequence, one genomic window encodes:
- the LOC130962375 gene encoding probable serine/threonine-protein kinase At1g01540 — translation MKVLWGQADREFRVEVEAIGRVRHKNLVRLLGYCVEGAYRMLVYEYVDNGNLDQWLHGDVDSVSPLTWDIRMNIILGTAKGLAYLHEGLEPKVVHRDMKSSNILLDRQWNPKVSDFGLAKLLCSDHSYVTTRVMGTFGYVAPEYACTGMLTEKSDVYSFGILIMEIITGRSPVDYSKPQEEVNLIEWLKTMVGNRKSEELIDPNLPEKPSSKALKLALLVALKCVDPDATKRPKIGHIIHMLEADDILFRDERRTGGESSRSHRNYHHHEQKDSSRDRKRIGGEITDQSEDDNSSKILPIPLD, via the exons ATGAAGGTTCTCTG GGGACAAGCTGACAGAGAATTTAGGGTAGAGGTAGAAGCTATTGGTCGTGTGCGGCACAAGAATCTTGTTAGATTGCTTGGATACTGTGTTGAGGGCGCGTACAG GATGCTTGTGTATGAATATGTTGACAATGGGAATCTGGACCAGTGGCTGCATGGGGATGTTGATTCTGTAAGCCCTCTGACTTGGGATATCCGGATGAACATCATCTTGGGAACGGCAAAAGG ATTGGCTTATCTTCATGAGGGGCTCGAACCAAAAGTTGTCCACCGAGACATGAAATCAAGCAATATACTCCTTGATCGCCAATGGAACCCAAAGGTTTCTGACTTTGGGCTCGCTAAGCTTCTCTGTTCTGATCATAGCTATGTCACAACCCGAGTGATGGGGACATTTGG TTATGTTGCACCGGAGTATGCATGCACTGGAATGCTGACTGAGAAGAGTGATGTTTATAGCTTTGGGATACTTATTATGGAAATAATTACCGGAAGAAGTCCTGTTGATTATAGTAAACCCCAAGAAGAG GTtaatttaattgagtggttgaAAACTATGGTTGGCAATAGAAAATCAGAGGAACTCATTGATCCGAACCTTCCTGAAAAGCCGTCTTCAAAGGCTCTTAAGCTTGCTCTGTTGGTTGCTCTTAAATGTGTTGATCCTGATGCCACAAAGAGACCTAAAATCGGACACATAATCCACATGCTTGAGGCCGACGACATTCTATTCCGTGAT GAACGGAGGACCGGAGGAGAATCGTCGCGATCCCATCGCAATTATCATCATCATGAGCAAAAGGACTCTAGCAGAGATAGAAAGCGAATAGGTGGAGAGATCACTGATCAAAGTGAAGATGATAATAGTAGTAAAATCTTGCCCATCCCACTAGATTGA